The Synechococcus sp. RS9909 genomic interval GGCGGCATGCGTTCCGGCAGCGTGGCCTGGCTGGCCCAGCTGATCGGCCTGTCCCCCGTGCTGCTGGCGGGGGGCTACAAGACCTATCGCCGCTGGGTACTGCAGCAGTTCACACGCCCATGGCGTCTGCATCTGCTGGGAGGACGCACAGGAACCGGCAAAACCGACCTGTTGCTGAGCCTGCAGCGGCATGGTGTGGCCGTGGTGGATCTCGAAGGACTCGCCCATCACCGCGGCAGCAGCTTCGGCGGTCTGGGCCAGCCGGAACAACCGAGCACGGAGCACTACGAAAATCTGCTGGCGGAGCAGCTGGAGCACCATCGTGCGCACGGAGCGGCGCAGATCTGGCTGGAAGCGGAGAGCGCCCAGGTGGGACGGTGCCGTATCCCCCAGGCCCTGTTTCAGCAGATGCGGGAGGCGCCCGTGCTGGAAATCCAACGCAGCCTGGAGGAACGCATCGCCCAACTGGTCAAGGTCTACGCCCCCCTGGGAGCCGCCCCCCTGCAGGCAGCGACGGAACGGATCAGCCGTCGTCTCGGCCCCCAGCGCACCAAGCAAGCGCTTGACGCGATTCAAGACGCTGACTGGGCGACGGCCTGCCGGGCGATGCTCGATTACTACGACCGCTGCTACGACCATGAGCTCGCCCGGGCTGTGAAGCGCCGGGAGGTTGATCTGCAGGGGCTGAATCTGGAGCAGTCCACCCAGGTGCTGCTGGAGCAGGGCTTGCTGGATTGGTCGGTTTAGTGTTGGCGTTTGGCCTGCTGGGGGACCGCAATGGCAGAAGACACAAACGCTGGGGCAGCGAACAGCGCCGGGCAGGCGGCGGCGGCCATCCAGTTTTTCCGGGGTGTGAATGAGCCGGTGGTACCCGACATCCGCCTCACCCGCAGCCGTGATGGACGCACCGGCCAGGCGATGTTCGTGTTCGAGGAACCGGATGCCCTGGCACCGGAGAGCATGGGTGACATCACCGGCATGTTCCTGGTGGATGAGGAAGGCACCCTGGTGACCCGGGAGGTGAAGGCCCGCTTTGTGAACGGCAAACCGAGCGCGATCGAGGCCACCTACACCTGGAAGAGCGAAGTGGACTTTGAGCGATTCATGCGCTTCGCCCAGCGCTACGCCGATGCCCATGACCTGGGCTATTCGCAGAATTCCGGCAACAATGCCGAGGACGCTGACGGGAACGGGTGAAGCTGCCCCAATGGCTTGGACTGGCGGCCCTCGTGGCCGCGGTCGTCCTGCTCTGGACGCTGAAAGACGTCCTGATCCATTGCTTTGCCGCCATCGTGTTGGCGATGGCGCTCTGCACCCTGGTGGGTCGGCTGCGCCAACGCCTGCCCATGCCCAGACCCCTGGCCCTGCTGGTCTGCCTGGTGGGTCTGGCTCTGGTGATCGGCATCGGCGCCGCGATCGTCGTGCCGCCCTTCACCACCCAGTTTCATCAGTTGCTCCTGCAGCTGCCCGCCGCTGCCCGCGAGTTGAAATCGCTCGCGATCCAGAGCATCAACGGCATTTCCGGCATGGTGTATGGCTCGGGAACGGCGGCCAGCTGGAGTGAGCGCCTCTTCCCCGATGGCGTGAACAACTGGCCCGACGGTTCCGCCCTCGCCTCCGGACTGGGGGGGAGCCTTCAGGGACTGCTCGGGCTCGCCGGCAATCTGGGCAGCGGCCTGGTGCAGATCGTGTTTGTGATCGCCGTGAGCCTGATGGTGGCCGTGCAGCCCCAGGCCTACCGCGAGGTGGCGATTCTGCTGGTGCCCTCCTTCTATCGGCGCCGGGCCCGGGAGATCCTGCTGCAGTGTGGTGATGCGCTGAGCAGCTGGATGGTGGGGCTGCTGATCAGCTCCCTCTGCGTGGCCGTGCTGGCGGGCATCGGCCTCTCCCTGCTCGGCGTGCGCCTGGTGATGGCGAACGCCCTGCTGGCGGGGCTGCTCAATGTGATCCCCAACGTGGGGCCCACGATGAGCACGATCTTTCCCATGGCGATGGCCCTTCTGGATGCCCCCTGGAAATCCCTGGCGGTGCTGGGCCTCTACGTGGTGATTCAACACCTGGAGAGCTACGTGATCACCCCTTCGGTGATGCACCACCAGGTGAAATTGCTCCCTGGCCTTACCCTCACGGCCCAGTTTGTCTTCACGGTGTTGTTCGGCCCCCTCGGTCTGCTGCTCGCCCTGCCCTTGGCGGTGGTGCTGCAGGTGCTGATCCGGGAGGTGGTGATTCACGACATGCTCGACCGCTGGAAACCGGCCCATCGCCACCGGCTCAACCGCCAGCTTCCCCACCAGGCCCGATGAACGCCAGGACCCTGCTCGCCGCCCTCACCCTCGTGGTGCTCGCCCTGCTGGTGTGGGAGCTGCGCTGGGTGCTTCTGGTGCTGTTCGGGGCCGTGGTGTTGGCCGTTGCCCTGGACGTGCCGATCGGCAAGCTGATGCATCTGGGGCTGCCGCGCCACCTGGCCCTGCTCGTGGTGCTGGCCGTGATGACCCTGGGGGGAGCGCTGGTGATCCAGCTGCTGGTGCCGGAACTGCTCACCCAGCTGCAACAGCTCACCTCCCTGGCGCCGAGCCTGTTCGACAAACTCAAATCGATGGTCGCCAGCCAGCCCCAGCTGAGTGAGCTGGAGCGGTCCTTGCCCGATCAGTTCAGCTGGGATCGCATCCAGCCCGTGGGGGTGCAATTGCTCGGAGTGGCGGGGGGCGCCGCCAACAGCGTGATCCAGCTGTTGCTGATGAGCCTTCTCGCCATCCTGATGGCCCTGGACCCCGGAGCCCATCGGCGCATGGTGGTGGCGGTGACGCCCAGGCCCGCCCGGCCGATGATGAATCGGGTGCTGGATCGGTGCCGCACGGCCCTCGGCGGCTGGCTGGCCGGGATGACCCTCTCGGCAACGGCTGTGTTCCTCCTCACCTGGCTCGGCCTGGCCCTGCTCAAAGCCCCCCTGGCCCTGCTCAGTGCGCTGGTGTGCGGACTGTTCACCTTTGTGCCCACCATCGGTCCGACGGCGGCGACGCTGCTGCCCATGGGCCTGGCCCTGCTGATTTCACCCACGCTCACCGTGCAAGTGCTGGTGCTGCGGTTGGTGCTGCAGAACCTGGAGGCCTTCGTGCTCACGCCGGTGCTGCTCAGCCGCACGGTCAACCTGCTGCCCACGGTCGCCCTGATGGCCCAGCTCAGCCTGGGGGCCTTGCTGGGTTTGCCCGGCGTCCTGTTGGCCCTCCCGCTGGTGGTGGTGCTTCAGGTGGGCATGGAGCTGGTGGTGGTGCGCCAGATCATGGATCGCTGGTCTTGATCTGACGGATCGTGTTGCGCGGGCTGGTGCGGGTGGGTCTGGCCTTGGAGGGGCGCAGCTTGGTGGCGGGTTGCCCGGGGCGATGGGGCTGAAACTGGGAGCGGCTGCGCGCCAGCAGTATCACCAACACGAGGCCGCAGAGCAGATACACAGCCCAGAAGCGCTGCAAACCCATGGATCACTCCTGACCTGAGGGTCCATAACGCCGCCACAACGAAGGCATGGCACAGAGCACCGTGATGGCGAGCGCATGATGACGAATCGCGTAGGAGAGCGCCGTGATCGTGACGTGATCACGAAGGAGGAGAAGCTCCGTGCGCAGGTCGAGCAGGGCCAGCAACAGGAGCAGCAGCGGGAACCAGCGCTGTCCGCCCGGGGCCGGGCCAACGACACGCTGGCGCCGCCGCGACGCGAGCGGATCAGGCACCACGACGCTGCTGGGACCAGAGCATGAGCAGGGAGGGCGCCAGGGCAATGCTTGACCAACTGCCCACCACCACCCCCACCGCCAGGGCGATGGCAAACCAGTAGAGCGTGGCGCCACCGAAAAGGATCAATGCCAGGAGAGGCAACAGGGTGGTGCCACTCGTATAAAGCGTGCGGGTGAGGGTGGCATTCACCGCAATGTCGACCTGCTCCGGCAGGGAGAGCGCCTCATCGAACCGCTGCCGCTCGCGAATCCGATCGAACACCACCACGGTGTCATTCACCGAATAGCCCGCAATCGTGAGCAGGGCCACGGCGAACAGGCTGTCAACCTCCAGGGAGATCAACAGACCCAGCCAGGCGAACAGGCCACACACGATCACCACATCGTGGGCCAGGGCCACCAGGGCGAGGAAGGCATAGCGGCGGTCGTAGCGCACGCTGATGTAGGCCGAAATCCCGATGAAGGCCACCGCCAGGGAGATCAGGCTGCTGCGCAGCAGCTGACTGCCGAGGGTCGGGCCGATCGTATCGACCGCTTCGCCACCGGCTTGAAACGGTCCAGCCACAGGCTGGAGTGCCTGAATCAGCGCCTGCCCCTGGGCGGCCGTGAGCGTGGGCAACCTCAACACCAGCGACTGGCCGCGATCGAGCAACTGCAGCCGCGCCGAGGCGAGATCGGGAGCCGCGGTGCCGTCCTGCTCAGGTAGGGAGAGCTTGGCGAGGCTGGCCTGCACCTCGGAGACCCGCAAGTCGGAGCAGGTGGCGCCACAGGCGCGTTCCAGTTGAATCTGGGTGCCGCCCGTGAAGTCGAGGCCGGGGCGGAGCGGCGCCTGAATCGAGGGATTGGTCCAGCAGAGCAGCAGACCGAGGAGGCTGATCAGCAGCACCAGCAACGACACCCACCAGACGCGGCGACGAAGACGACTGAGAGGAAAAACGACCATGGCTCAGGCGGGAGTCGAGGGGAGCTGCCGGGCCGGCAGGAAGTTGGTGGGACGGCGGAGCGCCTGATACCCCATCAGGAAGCGCAGCAGCGTTCGCGTGCAGGTGAGGGCCGTGAACAGACTGAGCAGCACGCCGATGCCCAGCGTTGCCGCGAAGCCCTTCACCAAACCGGTGCCGAGGAAAAACAGGGCGGCACAGCTGATCAGGGTGGTGAGGTGACCATCCACGATCGAGGAGAGCGCTTCGGAGAAGCCGGTTTCAATCGAGCGAATCAAGGTGGTGCCGCGCCGCAATTCGTCTTTGATGCGCTCGAAGATCAACACATTGGCGTCGACCGCCATGCCGATGCTGAGGATGAATCCGGCGATGCCCGGCAGGGTGAGCGTGACCGGAATGAGGGCATACACCGCCAGGTTGAAGAGGGCATAGAGGCTGAGCGCGAGAACAGCCACCAGGCCGGCGAGGCGATAGACGAGCAGCATGAACAGGGCCACGAGCGCCAGACCGGAGAGGGCGGCAATCAGGCTGCGCTGCACGTTTTCCGCCCCCAGGGTGGGGCCGATGGTGCGCACCTCGAGGATTGTCACCGGCAGGGGAAGGGAACCGCCCCGGAGTTGCACCTCAAGATCGCGGGCTTCCTCGGCGCTGAAATTGCCCGTGATGCTGGCGGCACCCCCCGTGATGCCCGCCGCCTTGAACTGCTCCCCCACGCTCGCTTCGCTGATCGGCTGACCATCGAGCACGATCCCCAGCAGGCGACCGCTGCCAGCAATCGAACGGGTGAGGTTGGCAAACGCTTCTCCCCCTTCTCGATTGAAGGTGAGCGTGACCTCCCAACCGGTGGCATTGGGCTGCTGCTGGCGCCCGGCGGTGACCAGATCCTTGCCGGTGAGCGCGGCCGGTTCAAAACGGGCGACGATCTCCTCGTTGACCTTGGCCTGCAACTGCTCCAGCTGCTCCTGTTCACTGCCGGCGCTGCCGCTCAATCCCAGCGCCTGCTGAGCCTTGGCCAGCTGCTCCTGATCCAGGGCCGTTTCGGCATCGCCTGCGGACGACTCCGCACTGCCATCACGGCTGCGAGCCTCCCGCAGAGCGAGGATCTGACGCACCTGGTTGCGCAGTCGCAGCAGACCGCGCATCTCCTCCTCAGTGCCGGGCTTCTGGGCGCGGAATTCGAGCAGGGCTGTGCTGCCCAGCACCTTGGCGGCGCGGGACGGGTCGGTTTCGCCTGGAAGCTGCAGAACCAACTGGTCATCACCCACGGTCTGGAGCGTGGATTCCGCCACACCCAGGCCATTGACGCGGCGATCGAGCACGGCCTTCACCGCCTCGAGCTGCTCCGGCTTCACGGTTTGAATCGAGCCTCCCGGCTGCACTTCAAGGGTGAGCTGACTGCCGCCACGCAGATCGAGGCCCAGCTGAAGCGGGAAGCTGGCGAGCACCGAAGCGGCGGCGATCGCCAAGGCGAGGATGAGGGCAAACCAGCCCTGCTGTCGGGCCATGAATCAGAGCCCCTTGCGCACGATCTGCATCGCCGCCTCAACGATCTGATGGGGCTGGATGATGGTGAGATTCTCCAGGGTGCCGTTGTAGGGCGTGGGGATGTCCTGGCTGGACAACCGCAGGGGCCGGGCATCCAGGTCGTCGAAACAGTGCTCCGTGATCAGAGCGATCAGCTCGGCGCCGATCCCACCGGTTTTCATGCACTCCTCCACCACGATCACGCGGTGGGTCTTGCGGATCGATCGGGCGATCGTGTCCATATCGAATGGCTTGAGGCTGATCAGATCGATCAGTTCGGCGCTGATGCCATCGGCCTCAAGTTGCTCCACGGCTTTCAGGCAGTGATGACGCATGCGGGAATAGGTGAGGATCGTGATATCCGATCCCTCCTGCACCAAATCGGCCTGATCGAGCGCACAGGTGTACTCGCCGGCCGGCAGTTCTTCGCTGAGGTTGTACAGCAACACATGCTCGAAGAACAACACCGGGTTGTTGTCGCGAATGGCGGCCTTCATCAGGCCCTTGGCATTCGTGGGCGTGCTGCAAGCCACGATCTTGATGCCGGGCACCGCATGGAAATAGGCCTCGAGCCGTTGGCTGTGCTCGGCACCCAACTGCCGGCCCACCCCACCGGGACCACGCACCACGGTGGGAATGGTGAAGTTGCCGCCACTGGTGTAACGGAGCATCCCCATGTTGTTGGAGATCTGGTTGAAGGCCAGGAGCAGGAACCCCATGTTCATGCCCTCCACGATCGGGCGCAGCCCCGTCATCGCCGCACCCACTGCCATGCCGGTGAAGCTGTTTTCCGCGATCGGGGTGTCCAGCACCCGCAACTCGCCGTACTTCTCGTAGAGATCCTTGGTGACCTTGTAGGAACCGCCGTAATGACCGACGTCCTCACCCATCACGCAGACATGGGGATCACGGGCCATCTCCTCGTCGATGGCTTCACGGAGTGCATTGAAAAGGAGCGTCCCTGCCACGGCGTTGCTGTCGGTCCGGCCAGGCCGGCGTCAGCGGCCAAGCTATCTCAGTCCGGTCAGGCTCAACCGCCGGCGGCAAAGGTGGTGAGCAGCAGCACCGACAGGAGCAATCCTGGTGAGAGCAGCAGCACCAGTTGACCGAGGTCATGCAGCGTCATGGCAGCCACTCCCCTGAGTGCATCGCATTGGTTGGACCCTAGGCAGGGTCGGCGGG includes:
- the mnmH gene encoding tRNA 2-selenouridine(34) synthase MnmH produces the protein MSGMGPSTSLELETFRCTAGALVDVRSPSEFRQGHWPGAINLPLFSDAQRAEVGLTYKTVGREEAIQLGLEAVGPRLASLATQLRKVAAPTQDSASGAAVRIYCWRGGMRSGSVAWLAQLIGLSPVLLAGGYKTYRRWVLQQFTRPWRLHLLGGRTGTGKTDLLLSLQRHGVAVVDLEGLAHHRGSSFGGLGQPEQPSTEHYENLLAEQLEHHRAHGAAQIWLEAESAQVGRCRIPQALFQQMREAPVLEIQRSLEERIAQLVKVYAPLGAAPLQAATERISRRLGPQRTKQALDAIQDADWATACRAMLDYYDRCYDHELARAVKRREVDLQGLNLEQSTQVLLEQGLLDWSV
- the psb28 gene encoding photosystem II reaction center protein Psb28, with translation MAEDTNAGAANSAGQAAAAIQFFRGVNEPVVPDIRLTRSRDGRTGQAMFVFEEPDALAPESMGDITGMFLVDEEGTLVTREVKARFVNGKPSAIEATYTWKSEVDFERFMRFAQRYADAHDLGYSQNSGNNAEDADGNG
- a CDS encoding AI-2E family transporter, producing MKLPQWLGLAALVAAVVLLWTLKDVLIHCFAAIVLAMALCTLVGRLRQRLPMPRPLALLVCLVGLALVIGIGAAIVVPPFTTQFHQLLLQLPAAARELKSLAIQSINGISGMVYGSGTAASWSERLFPDGVNNWPDGSALASGLGGSLQGLLGLAGNLGSGLVQIVFVIAVSLMVAVQPQAYREVAILLVPSFYRRRAREILLQCGDALSSWMVGLLISSLCVAVLAGIGLSLLGVRLVMANALLAGLLNVIPNVGPTMSTIFPMAMALLDAPWKSLAVLGLYVVIQHLESYVITPSVMHHQVKLLPGLTLTAQFVFTVLFGPLGLLLALPLAVVLQVLIREVVIHDMLDRWKPAHRHRLNRQLPHQAR
- a CDS encoding AI-2E family transporter; translated protein: MNARTLLAALTLVVLALLVWELRWVLLVLFGAVVLAVALDVPIGKLMHLGLPRHLALLVVLAVMTLGGALVIQLLVPELLTQLQQLTSLAPSLFDKLKSMVASQPQLSELERSLPDQFSWDRIQPVGVQLLGVAGGAANSVIQLLLMSLLAILMALDPGAHRRMVVAVTPRPARPMMNRVLDRCRTALGGWLAGMTLSATAVFLLTWLGLALLKAPLALLSALVCGLFTFVPTIGPTAATLLPMGLALLISPTLTVQVLVLRLVLQNLEAFVLTPVLLSRTVNLLPTVALMAQLSLGALLGLPGVLLALPLVVVLQVGMELVVVRQIMDRWS
- the secF gene encoding protein translocase subunit SecF, with product MVVFPLSRLRRRVWWVSLLVLLISLLGLLLCWTNPSIQAPLRPGLDFTGGTQIQLERACGATCSDLRVSEVQASLAKLSLPEQDGTAAPDLASARLQLLDRGQSLVLRLPTLTAAQGQALIQALQPVAGPFQAGGEAVDTIGPTLGSQLLRSSLISLAVAFIGISAYISVRYDRRYAFLALVALAHDVVIVCGLFAWLGLLISLEVDSLFAVALLTIAGYSVNDTVVVFDRIRERQRFDEALSLPEQVDIAVNATLTRTLYTSGTTLLPLLALILFGGATLYWFAIALAVGVVVGSWSSIALAPSLLMLWSQQRRGA
- the secD gene encoding protein translocase subunit SecD → MARQQGWFALILALAIAAASVLASFPLQLGLDLRGGSQLTLEVQPGGSIQTVKPEQLEAVKAVLDRRVNGLGVAESTLQTVGDDQLVLQLPGETDPSRAAKVLGSTALLEFRAQKPGTEEEMRGLLRLRNQVRQILALREARSRDGSAESSAGDAETALDQEQLAKAQQALGLSGSAGSEQEQLEQLQAKVNEEIVARFEPAALTGKDLVTAGRQQQPNATGWEVTLTFNREGGEAFANLTRSIAGSGRLLGIVLDGQPISEASVGEQFKAAGITGGAASITGNFSAEEARDLEVQLRGGSLPLPVTILEVRTIGPTLGAENVQRSLIAALSGLALVALFMLLVYRLAGLVAVLALSLYALFNLAVYALIPVTLTLPGIAGFILSIGMAVDANVLIFERIKDELRRGTTLIRSIETGFSEALSSIVDGHLTTLISCAALFFLGTGLVKGFAATLGIGVLLSLFTALTCTRTLLRFLMGYQALRRPTNFLPARQLPSTPA
- a CDS encoding pyruvate dehydrogenase complex E1 component subunit beta, which codes for MAGTLLFNALREAIDEEMARDPHVCVMGEDVGHYGGSYKVTKDLYEKYGELRVLDTPIAENSFTGMAVGAAMTGLRPIVEGMNMGFLLLAFNQISNNMGMLRYTSGGNFTIPTVVRGPGGVGRQLGAEHSQRLEAYFHAVPGIKIVACSTPTNAKGLMKAAIRDNNPVLFFEHVLLYNLSEELPAGEYTCALDQADLVQEGSDITILTYSRMRHHCLKAVEQLEADGISAELIDLISLKPFDMDTIARSIRKTHRVIVVEECMKTGGIGAELIALITEHCFDDLDARPLRLSSQDIPTPYNGTLENLTIIQPHQIVEAAMQIVRKGL